The following coding sequences are from one Novosphingobium sp. Gsoil 351 window:
- the bioB gene encoding biotin synthase BioB → MSRIESIALRERPNPSVAPATSAPRTDWTRPEIAALFDLPFTQLVFRAAEVHRAHHAADEIQLCTLLSIKTGGCPEDCGYCAQSVKADAGVEATKLMDVRSVLQAAAQAKDHGSQRFCMGAAWRNPKDRDMPALLEIVKGVRAMGLETCMTLGMLSPRQADQLAEAGLDYYNHNIDSSPEYYERAITTRTMQDRLDTLGEVRRAGIAVCSGGIVGMGETREDRVGFIHTLATLPRHPESVPVNALVPIRGTVLGDMLADTPLAKIDDIEFVRTVAVARITMPLSMVRLSAGRESMSEATQALCFLAGANSIFTGDKLLTAPNAGDDADGAMFARLGLTAMHGEEPMRACAAVENVT, encoded by the coding sequence ATGAGCAGGATCGAGTCAATCGCGCTGCGCGAACGCCCGAACCCGAGCGTCGCGCCAGCCACAAGCGCGCCCCGCACCGACTGGACCCGGCCTGAGATCGCCGCCCTCTTCGACCTGCCGTTCACCCAACTGGTGTTCCGCGCCGCCGAGGTCCATCGCGCGCATCATGCGGCGGACGAGATCCAGCTCTGCACCTTGCTCAGCATCAAGACTGGCGGCTGCCCGGAGGATTGCGGCTATTGTGCGCAGTCGGTGAAAGCCGACGCGGGGGTCGAGGCGACCAAGCTGATGGATGTCCGCAGCGTGCTGCAAGCGGCGGCGCAGGCCAAGGATCACGGGAGCCAGCGGTTCTGCATGGGCGCGGCCTGGCGCAACCCCAAGGACCGCGACATGCCCGCGCTTCTCGAGATCGTGAAGGGCGTGCGCGCGATGGGGCTGGAGACCTGCATGACGCTGGGGATGCTCAGCCCCAGGCAGGCCGATCAGCTCGCCGAGGCCGGGCTCGACTACTACAACCACAACATCGACAGCAGCCCCGAGTACTACGAACGCGCGATCACCACGCGGACGATGCAGGACCGGCTCGATACGCTGGGCGAAGTCCGCCGCGCTGGCATCGCGGTGTGTTCGGGCGGGATCGTCGGGATGGGCGAGACCCGCGAGGACCGGGTCGGGTTCATCCACACCCTGGCGACGCTGCCGCGGCATCCCGAGAGCGTCCCGGTCAACGCGCTGGTGCCGATTCGGGGCACGGTGCTGGGAGACATGCTGGCGGACACCCCGCTGGCGAAGATCGACGACATCGAGTTCGTCCGCACTGTCGCGGTGGCGCGGATCACGATGCCGCTGAGCATGGTGCGCTTGAGCGCGGGCCGCGAAAGCATGAGCGAGGCGACGCAGGCGTTGTGCTTCCTCGCCGGGGCCAACTCGATCTTCACCGGCGACAAGTTGCTCACCGCGCCCAATGCGGGCGACGACGCCGACGGAGCGATGTTCGCGCGGCTGGGGCTGACCGCGATGCACGGCGAGGAGCCGATGCGGGCATGTGCGGCGGTGGAGAACGTCACATGA
- a CDS encoding TonB-dependent receptor encodes MKITSIALGAAVGTVLCTTTPVFAQTAEPPADDSPQGTLNDIIVTAQRREQSLQDVPVAVSAFTAADLTAKQIDTTLDLARLVPNMVGTSNVGIGSANTYFIRGLGNTESIATFDPPVGTYVDDIYISRQNANNFSFFDVERIEVLRGPQGTLFGRNTTGGAINVILKKPSSELGGYAEASYGRFDSWRGRASVDLPLSDKVLTKFSGFALRSDGYVKNLTTGERNNGEKSYGARAALRLLPSETITWDVAADYIRGNQVNLPSVLVGDDLVSRTGLNRNTAALAGLVIGRKAGFKLQNITKNASVTSNLQIDTGGPTINIITGYRNLKQDYLSDLFDGPLTTGGFAIVNAGRFEQFTQEVKLTGKAGTIDYVAGAFYIHEKNRTDFADVFTINLGGGVGIPLVLSDRVLGNTTSAPAVYAQIDWHATDELTLTAGGRYTHEDKHVRVIPNPNPLLFGVPYGTADIRAAGIPLKQSISLFTPRVAVEYRTSSEFMMFASATRGFRSGGWNARALSAENFLVFGPEKVWSYETGLRSELLDRTLRFNLTGFYTDVNGFQVPLGFVDSTGAINFVTQNGSDFRDYGVEAEAQFVPTAGLSLFANVGLQRAKYRNPDSTIVAQQASCRAGNAASCGQGIVAPDGSLAIPERTPKFTTSFGGSYDIRLGGVRLTPAANASYTSRQTVGTAGVPGDFVGGEWLVGASLTLRPDEGPWRIGVDCSNCFDNHFVGSNFPPGFKFYNEPMMWRITAGLEF; translated from the coding sequence GTGAAGATTACATCGATTGCGCTGGGCGCCGCCGTCGGAACGGTGCTTTGCACCACCACCCCCGTCTTCGCGCAAACCGCCGAGCCGCCCGCCGACGACAGCCCCCAGGGCACGCTGAACGACATCATCGTCACTGCGCAACGGCGCGAGCAGAGCCTTCAGGATGTGCCGGTCGCGGTTTCGGCGTTTACCGCGGCGGACTTGACCGCGAAACAGATCGACACGACCCTCGATCTCGCCCGGTTGGTGCCCAACATGGTCGGGACCAGCAACGTCGGGATCGGCTCGGCCAATACCTATTTCATTCGCGGGCTGGGCAACACCGAATCCATCGCGACCTTCGATCCGCCGGTCGGCACTTATGTCGACGACATCTACATCAGCCGCCAGAACGCCAACAATTTCTCGTTCTTCGACGTGGAGCGGATCGAAGTGCTGCGCGGACCCCAGGGCACCCTGTTCGGCCGCAACACGACCGGCGGCGCCATCAACGTCATCCTCAAGAAGCCATCGAGCGAACTCGGCGGTTACGCCGAGGCGAGCTATGGCCGGTTCGACAGCTGGCGCGGCCGCGCTTCGGTCGATCTGCCGCTGTCGGACAAAGTGCTGACCAAATTCTCGGGATTTGCCTTGCGCAGCGACGGATATGTCAAGAACCTGACGACGGGTGAGCGCAACAACGGCGAGAAGAGCTATGGCGCGCGCGCGGCCCTCCGGCTGCTGCCAAGCGAGACGATCACCTGGGATGTCGCCGCCGACTACATTCGGGGCAACCAGGTCAACCTCCCTTCCGTGCTCGTCGGTGACGATCTCGTCAGTCGCACAGGACTTAACCGGAACACCGCCGCGCTGGCGGGCCTGGTCATCGGCCGCAAGGCCGGGTTCAAGCTGCAGAACATCACCAAGAACGCCTCTGTCACCTCGAACCTGCAGATCGATACCGGCGGCCCCACGATCAACATCATCACCGGCTATCGCAATCTCAAGCAGGATTATCTCTCCGATCTGTTCGACGGCCCGCTGACGACCGGAGGCTTCGCAATCGTCAATGCCGGCCGGTTCGAGCAGTTTACCCAGGAAGTGAAGCTGACGGGGAAAGCGGGGACGATCGATTACGTCGCCGGCGCCTTCTACATCCACGAAAAGAACCGCACCGATTTCGCCGACGTCTTCACCATCAACCTGGGCGGCGGCGTCGGCATCCCGCTGGTCCTCTCCGATCGCGTGCTCGGCAACACCACCTCCGCGCCCGCGGTCTACGCGCAGATCGATTGGCACGCGACCGACGAGCTGACCCTGACCGCGGGCGGCCGCTACACGCACGAAGATAAGCATGTAAGAGTAATCCCAAACCCCAACCCTCTGCTCTTCGGCGTGCCCTATGGCACGGCCGACATCCGCGCGGCGGGCATCCCGCTCAAGCAATCCATCTCGTTGTTCACCCCACGCGTGGCGGTCGAATACCGCACCAGCTCCGAATTCATGATGTTCGCCTCGGCCACCCGCGGCTTTCGATCGGGCGGGTGGAATGCGCGCGCGCTGTCCGCCGAGAACTTCCTGGTGTTCGGGCCGGAAAAGGTCTGGTCCTACGAGACCGGTCTTCGCTCCGAATTGCTCGACCGCACGCTGCGCTTCAACCTGACCGGGTTCTATACCGACGTGAACGGCTTCCAGGTGCCGCTGGGCTTTGTCGATTCGACCGGGGCGATCAACTTTGTCACCCAGAACGGCTCCGATTTCCGCGATTATGGCGTCGAAGCCGAGGCCCAGTTCGTACCCACCGCCGGTCTCTCGCTGTTCGCCAACGTCGGTCTGCAACGCGCGAAGTATCGCAATCCGGATTCCACGATCGTGGCGCAGCAGGCATCGTGCCGGGCGGGCAACGCGGCAAGCTGCGGTCAGGGCATCGTCGCCCCCGACGGCTCGCTGGCGATCCCGGAACGCACCCCCAAATTTACCACGAGCTTTGGCGGCAGTTACGACATCCGGCTCGGCGGCGTCCGCCTGACCCCCGCCGCAAACGCGAGCTACACCTCGCGTCAGACGGTGGGTACCGCGGGCGTCCCGGGCGATTTCGTCGGCGGCGAATGGCTGGTCGGCGCATCGCTGACCCTTCGTCCGGACGAGGGCCCGTGGCGGATTGGAGTCGATTGCTCCAACTGCTTCGACAACCACTTCGTCGGCAGTAACTTCCCGCCGGGGTTCAAGTTCTACAATGAACCGATGATGTGGCGCATAACCGCTGGGCTGGAGTTCTAG
- a CDS encoding ester cyclase, with the protein MAMAGFDAKWKDLPDYIIDITRTIWEGRNVAALREWYAKDIIVRMPGGLSRGNERVIAATLATLAEFPDRTLLADDVVWSGSPEAGMLSSHRISCTATHLGSGVFGPATGRRVGFRAIAECHVRAGVIDDEWLARDQGAICRQIGIEPEEFARAQIIREGGPETAPAPFTPDHDAIGSYTGTGNDDPWGQRYAEILSALMDADIAAVARNYDRACRLAYPDGIEARSHGPAEDFWTGLRAAFPSAEFKIDHRIGNDDPMLGPRGALRWSLQGKHDGWGLFGQPTGAPVYVMGFSHADFGPWGLRSETVVLDTVAIWKQILLHKG; encoded by the coding sequence ATGGCCATGGCGGGCTTCGACGCGAAATGGAAAGATCTTCCAGACTACATCATCGATATAACCCGCACCATTTGGGAAGGCCGCAACGTTGCCGCTCTGCGTGAGTGGTATGCAAAGGACATCATCGTCAGGATGCCGGGTGGCTTATCGCGCGGCAACGAGCGTGTGATTGCAGCGACCCTCGCGACGTTGGCGGAGTTTCCCGATCGCACGTTGCTGGCGGACGATGTTGTCTGGTCGGGCTCGCCGGAAGCCGGGATGTTGAGCTCGCATCGGATCTCCTGCACCGCCACCCACCTCGGCTCGGGCGTCTTCGGACCGGCCACGGGTCGTCGAGTCGGTTTTAGGGCGATCGCCGAATGCCACGTTCGGGCCGGAGTAATCGACGACGAGTGGCTGGCGCGCGATCAGGGAGCGATCTGTCGGCAGATCGGGATCGAACCCGAAGAGTTTGCGCGGGCACAGATTATCCGGGAGGGCGGACCGGAGACCGCGCCGGCGCCTTTCACGCCCGATCATGACGCCATCGGGTCGTACACCGGTACCGGCAACGACGATCCATGGGGCCAGCGCTATGCCGAGATTCTCAGCGCACTGATGGACGCTGACATTGCTGCCGTCGCCAGGAATTACGACCGCGCGTGTCGCCTGGCTTATCCGGACGGCATCGAAGCGCGATCGCATGGCCCGGCGGAAGACTTCTGGACCGGGCTGCGTGCCGCTTTCCCGTCGGCAGAGTTCAAGATCGACCATCGGATCGGCAACGACGATCCCATGTTGGGCCCGCGCGGCGCGCTGCGCTGGAGCTTGCAGGGAAAGCATGACGGTTGGGGCTTGTTCGGGCAACCGACGGGCGCGCCAGTGTACGTCATGGGATTCAGCCATGCCGATTTCGGGCCGTGGGGCCTGCGTAGCGAGACCGTCGTTCTGGATACGGTGGCGATCTGGAAGCAGATCCTGCTGCACAAGGGATGA
- the astD gene encoding succinylglutamate-semialdehyde dehydrogenase, giving the protein MILRSFDPALGEELWQGDVAPAEACAAAVARARQALPLWSRRPLAERVDILEGYAAKLKGQDEAMALRIAREAGKPLWEARTEVAAMIGKVALSVAALHERAGEREAATDFGVATLRHRPHGVMAVLGPFNFPGHLPNGHIVPALLAGNCVVFKPSEQTPWVGQAMVEMLWEAGVPGDVVQIVHGGRETGGALVACDVDGVLFTGSARAGRFLRRTLIDRPEVILALELGGNNPLVAWDGDPALAAEVVVQSAFITAGQRCTCARRLIVPQGGYGDQMVAALSERIAALRIGAWNDFDQPFMGPVISSQAARAAHDAQTALVAAGSRSLVPLEAVPNRSEAFVSPGLIDSTGVDAADEEIFAPLLQVIRAPDFPQAIELANRTRFGLAAGLISDDPGLWDQFRRSIRAGVVNRNRPTTGASGAMPFGGLGESGNHRPSGFYAADYCAHPVAGLEAAKVHSIPTLPGSGSAPVRPGQSAPQ; this is encoded by the coding sequence GTGATCCTCCGTTCGTTCGATCCGGCGCTCGGAGAGGAACTCTGGCAGGGCGACGTGGCGCCGGCAGAAGCCTGTGCAGCTGCTGTCGCCCGGGCTCGACAGGCGCTACCCCTGTGGAGTCGCAGGCCGTTGGCCGAACGCGTCGACATCCTCGAGGGTTACGCGGCGAAGCTGAAGGGGCAGGACGAGGCGATGGCGCTGCGCATCGCCCGCGAGGCAGGCAAGCCCCTATGGGAAGCTCGAACCGAAGTAGCGGCGATGATCGGCAAGGTGGCGCTATCGGTCGCAGCGCTGCACGAGCGGGCCGGAGAGCGCGAAGCCGCGACCGACTTCGGCGTTGCAACACTTCGCCACAGACCGCATGGAGTCATGGCGGTCCTCGGCCCGTTCAACTTTCCCGGTCACCTGCCCAACGGTCATATCGTTCCGGCGCTGCTTGCCGGCAACTGCGTCGTATTCAAGCCGTCTGAGCAGACCCCGTGGGTCGGGCAGGCGATGGTCGAAATGTTGTGGGAGGCGGGAGTTCCTGGGGATGTCGTGCAGATCGTGCATGGCGGAAGGGAGACTGGCGGCGCCTTGGTCGCGTGCGACGTCGATGGCGTTCTCTTTACAGGTTCGGCCCGGGCGGGGCGCTTTCTGCGCCGCACCTTGATAGACCGCCCGGAAGTCATCCTCGCGCTCGAGCTTGGCGGCAACAATCCGCTGGTTGCCTGGGACGGCGATCCTGCACTGGCAGCCGAGGTCGTCGTTCAATCCGCCTTCATCACCGCGGGACAGCGCTGCACCTGCGCCCGGCGACTGATTGTGCCCCAAGGCGGCTACGGAGACCAAATGGTTGCGGCGCTCAGCGAGCGCATTGCGGCCTTGCGGATCGGGGCCTGGAACGATTTCGATCAGCCCTTCATGGGGCCGGTGATTTCAAGCCAGGCGGCACGGGCAGCTCACGACGCTCAGACCGCGCTGGTCGCAGCGGGATCGCGCTCGCTGGTGCCGCTTGAGGCCGTCCCAAACCGATCCGAGGCTTTCGTGAGCCCAGGTTTGATCGACAGCACCGGGGTAGACGCTGCCGACGAGGAAATCTTCGCACCCCTTCTTCAGGTGATCCGCGCGCCGGACTTTCCCCAGGCGATCGAACTCGCGAACCGAACTCGCTTCGGTCTCGCCGCTGGGCTGATCAGTGACGATCCCGGTTTGTGGGATCAATTTCGCCGGTCGATACGAGCGGGCGTTGTCAATCGCAATCGGCCGACCACAGGCGCCTCTGGCGCGATGCCCTTTGGCGGGCTCGGCGAGTCCGGCAACCACCGCCCGAGCGGGTTCTACGCTGCCGATTATTGCGCGCATCCGGTAGCTGGCCTGGAGGCGGCCAAAGTACATTCCATCCCAACCTTGCCGGGTTCCGGCTCTGCGCCGGTTAGACCCGGGCAGAGCGCCCCTCAATGA
- a CDS encoding acyl-CoA dehydrogenase family protein, producing the protein MSQGVGPELTARIAANVEAFVREVVVPFETDPRRDHHGAPTDELADELKEKARAAGVLTPHILPDGRHLSQRETAVVLEKSGLSPLGPVALNTAAPDEGNMFLLGKVGSEELKQRFLKPMIEGRARSAFFMTEPAEDGGAGSDPSMMQTTCRPDGNHWVVSGRKTFITGAQGAKVGIVMARAEQGACMFVVDLPDPAIRIEHVPNTIDNSMPGGHATVLIDDLRVPADQMLGEAGEGFKYAQVRLAPARLSHCMRWFGACVRANEIAIDYANRRQAFGQFLIEHEGVGFMLADNLIDLKQAELTIDWCASILDSGAPGTSESSMAKVAVSEALMRIADRCVQVMGGTGVSDATIVEQVFREVRAFRIYDGPTEVHKWSLAKKIRRDWVKRQV; encoded by the coding sequence ATGAGCCAAGGCGTCGGACCCGAACTGACCGCAAGGATCGCGGCCAATGTCGAAGCATTCGTGCGCGAAGTGGTCGTCCCCTTCGAGACCGACCCGCGCCGCGACCACCACGGCGCGCCGACCGACGAACTGGCCGATGAACTCAAGGAAAAGGCCCGCGCCGCGGGCGTGCTGACCCCGCACATCCTTCCCGATGGCCGCCACCTCTCGCAGCGCGAGACTGCAGTGGTTCTCGAAAAATCGGGCCTCTCGCCGCTCGGCCCCGTCGCGCTCAACACCGCCGCGCCTGACGAAGGCAACATGTTCCTCCTTGGCAAGGTCGGCAGCGAGGAGCTCAAGCAGCGCTTCCTCAAACCCATGATCGAGGGGCGCGCGCGCTCGGCGTTCTTCATGACCGAGCCGGCCGAGGATGGCGGCGCGGGGTCCGATCCGTCGATGATGCAGACCACCTGCCGTCCCGACGGCAACCACTGGGTGGTTTCGGGCCGCAAGACCTTCATCACCGGCGCGCAAGGCGCCAAGGTCGGGATCGTCATGGCCCGCGCCGAGCAGGGCGCCTGCATGTTCGTGGTGGACTTGCCCGATCCCGCGATCCGCATCGAGCATGTCCCCAACACGATCGACAACTCGATGCCCGGCGGTCACGCCACGGTCCTGATCGACGATTTGCGCGTTCCCGCCGACCAGATGCTCGGCGAGGCGGGCGAGGGCTTCAAGTACGCCCAGGTCCGGCTTGCCCCGGCCCGCCTATCGCACTGCATGCGCTGGTTCGGCGCATGCGTGCGCGCCAACGAGATCGCCATCGACTACGCCAACCGCCGCCAGGCGTTCGGGCAGTTCCTGATCGAGCACGAGGGGGTCGGCTTCATGCTTGCCGACAATCTGATCGACCTCAAACAGGCCGAACTAACGATCGACTGGTGCGCAAGCATTCTCGACAGCGGCGCGCCGGGTACGAGCGAGAGTTCGATGGCCAAGGTCGCAGTGTCGGAGGCGCTGATGCGCATCGCCGACCGCTGTGTCCAGGTCATGGGCGGCACCGGGGTCAGCGACGCGACGATCGTCGAGCAGGTCTTCCGCGAGGTTCGCGCGTTTCGCATCTACGACGGCCCGACCGAAGTCCACAAATGGTCGCTGGCCAAGAAGATCCGGCGCGATTGGGTCAAGCGCCAAGTTTGA
- a CDS encoding aspartate aminotransferase family protein produces MTHALMNVYNRAAPVFVRGEGPWLFSESGDAYLDCVSGIATNALGHAHPRLRAALDKQAGKLWHISNMFRVPGQERLAEKLTSSCFADQVFFTNSGAEAVECALKLARRYHYVRGRPERTWVYSLSGAFHGRTYATINAAGNPSYLEGFGERLPGYSALPIDDQAALAKALARPETAAIIVEPVQGEGGARELPRALLRWLRRECSRRDVLLIYDEVQSGMGRTGRLFAHQWHHGCEPDVMAIAKALGGGFPVGACLASEAASVGMVPGTHGSTFGGNPLAMAVAEAAFDIIAEAAFLQTSRTIAEFLRDGLSVLAQAHPNIVKEIRGKGMLIGVALHPNNRAFIASARQQRLLLAGGGDNIVRLLPPLNLTTAEAREALDRFERTCAAMTLAEAS; encoded by the coding sequence ATGACTCATGCTCTGATGAACGTCTACAACAGGGCGGCGCCGGTCTTCGTGCGCGGAGAGGGGCCTTGGCTCTTTAGCGAGAGCGGCGATGCCTATCTCGATTGCGTCTCAGGGATAGCCACAAACGCGCTCGGGCATGCTCATCCCCGCCTGCGCGCCGCGTTGGACAAGCAAGCCGGCAAATTGTGGCATATTTCCAACATGTTCCGCGTGCCCGGTCAGGAACGCCTCGCGGAGAAGCTCACCAGCAGCTGTTTCGCCGACCAAGTGTTTTTCACCAATTCCGGCGCCGAGGCCGTGGAATGCGCCCTCAAACTTGCTCGGCGCTATCATTACGTCCGCGGCCGTCCAGAACGGACTTGGGTCTATTCCCTCTCCGGCGCCTTTCACGGCCGCACTTACGCGACGATTAACGCGGCCGGTAACCCTTCGTATCTCGAAGGTTTTGGCGAGCGCCTTCCGGGATACTCCGCGCTGCCCATCGATGACCAAGCGGCGCTTGCAAAGGCGCTCGCCCGGCCGGAGACCGCTGCTATCATAGTCGAGCCGGTGCAGGGCGAGGGTGGAGCTCGCGAACTACCTCGCGCACTGCTCCGCTGGCTACGCCGGGAGTGTTCGCGCCGCGACGTATTGCTCATCTATGATGAGGTCCAGAGCGGTATGGGCAGAACCGGGCGCCTGTTCGCTCACCAATGGCATCACGGATGTGAACCGGATGTGATGGCGATCGCCAAGGCGCTTGGAGGCGGCTTTCCCGTCGGCGCATGCCTGGCTTCCGAAGCGGCCTCCGTGGGGATGGTTCCAGGCACCCATGGTTCAACCTTCGGCGGCAACCCCCTGGCGATGGCGGTCGCTGAGGCAGCATTCGATATCATCGCCGAGGCGGCCTTTCTCCAGACTTCCCGCACCATCGCCGAATTTCTTCGTGACGGGCTCTCCGTGCTGGCCCAGGCTCATCCGAATATCGTCAAGGAAATTCGCGGCAAGGGTATGCTCATCGGGGTTGCCCTACACCCGAACAATCGAGCTTTTATCGCGTCGGCTCGCCAGCAGCGGTTGTTGTTGGCTGGCGGTGGCGACAACATCGTTCGCTTGCTTCCGCCGCTCAACTTGACGACCGCCGAAGCACGGGAGGCGCTCGATCGCTTCGAGAGGACTTGTGCCGCGATGACGCTGGCGGAGGCCTCGTGA
- a CDS encoding LysR family transcriptional regulator: MSDSRLLPGMGALRCFHEAARTGSFTQAAAALNLTQSAVSRQIAKLEALLAVQLFARHGPRLELTTRGSAYAAAIAGPLAAIAQATARYRSVLDSGVISLATLPSFGMRWLAPRLAHLTREAPELVVNLFARNDEFDFAAEPYDAAIHFGRPDWGRARCDLLFAEVAVAVMAGSWLSGREEPPRT; the protein is encoded by the coding sequence ATGAGTGATTCCCGCTTGCTGCCCGGGATGGGTGCACTGCGCTGCTTTCATGAAGCCGCCCGAACCGGCAGCTTTACCCAAGCTGCTGCCGCACTTAACCTGACCCAAAGCGCGGTAAGCCGCCAGATCGCAAAACTTGAAGCGCTACTTGCCGTCCAGCTCTTTGCCCGGCATGGGCCGCGTCTCGAATTGACGACGCGCGGGTCAGCTTACGCGGCGGCGATCGCCGGTCCGCTCGCCGCTATCGCGCAGGCCACCGCGCGCTATCGATCGGTACTCGATTCAGGGGTGATCTCGTTGGCCACACTGCCGAGTTTCGGCATGCGGTGGCTGGCACCGCGCCTCGCCCACCTTACTCGCGAAGCGCCGGAGCTCGTCGTGAACCTCTTTGCACGAAACGACGAGTTCGACTTCGCTGCGGAACCGTACGACGCGGCCATCCACTTCGGGCGACCCGATTGGGGGCGCGCGCGTTGCGATCTGCTGTTCGCCGAGGTGGCTGTCGCGGTGATGGCGGGATCGTGGTTGTCGGGCCGTGAGGAACCCCCGAGGACCTGA
- a CDS encoding LysR substrate-binding domain-containing protein: MSNRLDAWDKCDLATGAAVLSRKPTATFEHFSMLAQATAAGAGAAIIPRYLIGDELADGRLVEIPGVRLKESEGAYYLVYPTEKLEKAAFRKFRRWLLQEAAGESGAKIS; the protein is encoded by the coding sequence ATGAGCAACCGGCTGGACGCATGGGACAAGTGCGACCTCGCCACGGGCGCTGCAGTTTTATCTCGAAAACCTACGGCGACGTTCGAGCACTTTTCGATGCTGGCGCAAGCGACCGCGGCCGGTGCCGGAGCGGCGATCATCCCCCGATACCTTATTGGTGATGAGTTGGCGGACGGTCGCTTGGTCGAGATCCCTGGAGTTCGGCTAAAGGAGAGCGAGGGGGCATACTATCTCGTCTATCCCACCGAAAAACTTGAGAAAGCGGCGTTCCGCAAGTTTCGAAGATGGCTGCTGCAAGAAGCTGCGGGAGAGAGCGGCGCGAAAATCTCGTGA
- a CDS encoding nuclear transport factor 2 family protein, whose product MTATAAQLQSAKAVVHACHEAMTRAKPETAASVLAAHVSPDYRWRGVHPFNELSGTEAVARTFWSPLLEAFAPVQRRTDVFLAGLNRAREDDTVWVLSMGHLLGLFDRPWLGIPPTRKIAMLRYAEFNRVANGQIAETALFCDIVHLMLQTGLAPLPPQTGAHLVQPGPMTQDALLYEPRPEHEGQATYALIKRMITDIGNPGKYPRREDELRQHWAEDMIWWGPAGIGASYTIERYIEQHAGPFRAHLHDRVFHGHVAFVTEGNYGGFFGWPNLTMRNIGGYLGLPTSAERGEMRVVDVYRRDGDKLAENWIFIDILHFLKCQGLDVLERIATVPRT is encoded by the coding sequence ATGACCGCTACGGCCGCCCAACTACAGTCCGCCAAGGCTGTCGTGCACGCCTGCCACGAGGCAATGACGAGAGCCAAGCCGGAGACCGCGGCGTCGGTCTTGGCTGCACATGTATCGCCGGATTACCGTTGGCGCGGCGTTCACCCGTTTAACGAGCTGAGCGGGACTGAAGCCGTGGCTCGGACCTTCTGGTCTCCGTTGTTGGAGGCCTTCGCTCCGGTTCAGCGTCGTACCGACGTTTTCCTCGCCGGACTTAACAGGGCCCGAGAAGACGACACGGTGTGGGTACTTTCGATGGGCCATTTGCTCGGGCTGTTCGATCGGCCCTGGCTCGGCATTCCTCCCACACGCAAGATAGCGATGTTGCGCTACGCTGAGTTCAATCGGGTTGCGAACGGCCAGATCGCGGAAACCGCGCTGTTTTGCGACATCGTCCATCTGATGCTCCAAACCGGTCTTGCACCGTTGCCCCCCCAGACCGGAGCCCACCTGGTTCAGCCCGGCCCGATGACGCAAGATGCGCTACTGTACGAACCTCGGCCTGAGCACGAAGGGCAAGCGACCTATGCGCTGATCAAGCGGATGATCACCGACATCGGCAACCCCGGCAAGTACCCCCGCCGGGAGGACGAGTTGCGCCAGCACTGGGCCGAGGACATGATCTGGTGGGGTCCAGCCGGAATCGGTGCGAGCTACACAATCGAACGCTATATCGAACAGCACGCCGGGCCCTTCCGCGCGCACCTTCATGACCGCGTCTTTCACGGTCACGTCGCCTTCGTAACCGAGGGCAATTATGGCGGTTTCTTTGGCTGGCCGAATCTGACCATGCGCAATATCGGCGGCTACCTTGGATTGCCCACCTCGGCCGAGCGGGGTGAGATGCGCGTCGTCGACGTCTATCGGCGCGACGGAGACAAGCTTGCAGAAAACTGGATATTCATCGACATCTTGCACTTCCTGAAGTGCCAAGGCCTGGATGTTCTGGAACGGATCGCCACTGTTCCGCGGACCTGA
- a CDS encoding substrate-binding domain-containing protein: MPSVFCDSIGGERLLIDRLVEAGHRRFVIIGGPPDSYVGNQRVEGAVTRLAHHGLEPLILQGNFDHESGAAGLRQALKAPGRPDAIVCANDLMAIGAMDAARDEFGLRVPEDISIVGFDGVGPADWPSYRLTTIRQPVRRMTEAAVTMLLERVENPELPPEIRSFTGTLIEGRSARV; encoded by the coding sequence GTGCCGAGCGTATTCTGCGACTCGATCGGCGGCGAGCGGCTTCTGATCGACCGTTTGGTAGAAGCGGGGCACCGGCGGTTCGTCATAATCGGCGGCCCTCCGGACAGCTATGTGGGTAATCAGCGCGTCGAAGGCGCGGTAACCCGCCTGGCGCACCATGGACTTGAGCCACTCATTCTCCAGGGCAATTTCGATCACGAAAGCGGCGCGGCGGGGCTGCGTCAGGCGCTCAAAGCGCCGGGCCGGCCCGATGCGATCGTGTGCGCCAACGATCTCATGGCGATAGGCGCAATGGATGCGGCGCGGGACGAATTCGGACTCAGGGTTCCCGAGGACATTTCGATCGTTGGCTTTGATGGCGTGGGCCCGGCTGACTGGCCCAGTTACCGTTTGACTACCATCCGGCAACCGGTTCGCAGGATGACGGAAGCCGCGGTGACCATGCTGCTCGAACGAGTGGAAAACCCAGAGCTTCCGCCCGAAATCCGTAGCTTCACCGGAACTCTCATTGAGGGGCGCTCTGCCCGGGTCTAA